Part of the Streptomyces sp. NBC_01353 genome, GGCCCTCCCCGGCCCGTGCCGGTGTGTCCAACTTGCTCAGCGGACCTGGTCCACGTCGACGAGGTCGACACGGATGCCACGGCCGCCGATGGCGCCCACGACGGTACGCAGCGCACGCGCGGTGCGGCCGTTGCGGCCGATCACCTTGCCGAGGTCGTCGGGGTGGACCCGGACCTCGAGCACGCGGCCACGGCGCAGGTTGCGCGAGGCGACCTGCACTTCGTCAGGGTTGTCGACGATGCCCTTCACGAGGTGCTCGAGAGCCTCCTCGAGCACGATCAGGCCTCGGTCGACTCGGTGGACGTGGCCTCGGCCTCGTCCGCCTTCTTGTCGGCCTTCTTCGCCTTCGGGGTGATGGCCTCACCCTTGGCGTCGTCGCCCTCGAGGGTCTTGGCGAACGCGTCGAAGGAGGCGCGCTTGTCTTCCTTCGTCGCCGGCTGCAGCAGCGGCGCCGGGGCCGGCAGGCCCTTGTGCTTCTGCCAGTCGCCGGTGAGCTTCAGGATGGCGAGGACCGGCTCGGTCGGCTGGGCGCCGACGGACAGCCAGTACTGCGCGCGGTCCGAGTCGACCTCGATCTTCGACGGGTTGTACGTCGGGTGGTACAGACCGATCTCCTCGATCGCACGACCGTCCCGGCGGGTGCGGGAGTCGGCGACGACGATGCGGTAGTGCGGCTGGCGAATCTTGCCGAGGCGCTTGAGCTTGATCTTGACTGCCACTGGAGTGGTGTCTCCTGGTCTTGACGTGGTTGGGCACATGAGATGCCACGTGGGGTTGCGGTACTCGGGTGCCCGATGGACGCGTCAGCCGGAGGAGAGAGGGGTCCTGTGCGACTGTCGAGTACAGCTAGCCATTGTGCCACATGCCTGTGGCACGCCGGACCGGGCGCACACTCCGGCTCAGCTCGCCGCTCCGACCGTTTCCGGGATACGGAAGGGCTTGCCGCAGCCGCCACAGACGATGGGCGCCTGGGCGAGGACGGACGGGACCACGCGGACGTTGCGGCCGCAGTCGCAGACGGCCTTCACGCGGACGCCGCCGCCTGAGGAGCCGTGGCGCGCGGCCGGGCCGCGGAAGGAGCGCTTGGTGTCCGCGGCCGTCGCGACGGTGTGGGCCTTGAGGGCGCGCTGGAGCCGCTCCATCGTGGGCCGGTACCGCCGCTTCGCCTCGGGGTTGAGCGTGACCAGGGAGAAGCCGCTGCTGGCGTGCGGCTCCTCGGGGTGGTCGAGGCCCATCTCCTCGGCGATGGCCAGGAATCTGCGGTTGTGGTAGCGGCCGGCGCGTGAGGTGTCGCGGACTCCTCGGGCGGCGGCGATGCCGTGGACTGCCTCGTGGAGCAGTCGCTCGAAGGAGAGCTCGGCGCCGCAGGCGGACGAGGACTCTCCGATCAGGGACTCGGGCGCGGCAAGATCCGGCAGTTCGGGGTGGTGCCGCTGAATGTCGGCCCACGCCTGTGCCAGCTCTGCGGCGAGAACAGGTGGTGTCGTGCTCACGTCGCGTACAACGAGCCGAAGTGCTCCCGGGTTCCATTCCGGGGCATCCCAAATAATTTGCACGTACCCGTCAGTTGCCGTTCATGCGTCCGGACGAGGGTCAGTGCGCCGATCTGTGGAGAAGGCTCGCAGGTCGCGGCAAGGTGGTGCGTAGTGGCGCATACGTCGGCGTGTATGCGGGGGCGTTCGTGCCCCGGGGGCCGACGCGGCCCGATGCGGGGACAGTACCGGGTCCGGATGCAAGGCGGCGCACCGGCCCTGCGCCGAAGGGGAAGTGGTCCGGTGCGAGCACTGGACGCGGGGACGGATGCGCAGTTCCCTGACATACGGGGGGATGCGGGCGCACGTACACGGGGGCTGTCGACCAGGCACTGATTGGGGCGCTTTCCATGACACCTACGCTCGTCCGGCACGATCCCGCGCGCGACTGGGCCGAGATCCAGGAGCGCATGCTCGTGCCGCTCTACGAGGCGGTGTACGACCGCCTCGACGTGGGCCGCGGCTCGCGGGTTCTGGGGCTCGGTTGCGGTTCGGGGCTCGCGCTTCTGATGGCGGCCTCCCGGGGGGCCACGGCCACTGGCGTGGACCGGGACCACGCGCGCGTGGAGCTGGCCAGAGAGCGGCTGCCGGAGGGTTCGGGGCACGCGGTGGTCGAGGGGGACCCGGCCGACGCGTCGGCCGCCGGGGGCGCACCGTACGACGTGATCACGGCCTTCCATGCCTCGGCGGGGCTCGGCCGGGCGCTGGCGGACGTCACTCCTCTGGCGCAACAGGGCACGGCGATCGTGCTCGCGGGCTGGGGGCCGCCCGAGCGGTGTGCGACGGCGTCGGTGCTGCGGGTCGCCGCCCGGCTGACGGGCTGGCGGCCGGCGCTCCGTGACGACCTGGAGGAGGTGGTGGCGCGGGCCGGTCTGAAGCCGGACGGTTCGGGTCGGGTGTCGTGCCCGTTCGGGTACGCGGACCAGGACAGTGCGGTGCGGGGGCTGCTGTCGACGGGCGAGTTCGACGCGGCGGTCCGGGCTACGGATCCGTCCCAGGTCGAGAAGGAGATCACGGAGGCGCTGGATCCGTATGTCCGCCGGGACGGGACGGTGTGGATGCCGAACGTCTTCCGCTACCTGATCGCCCGCGTGCCGTAGCCGGCACGCACCGAGGCCGGTCAGGTCGCCAGCGCGCCTGGCGCCGGGCGGACCCGGTGCCCCGCGTGGCGCCGGGCGGACCCGGTGCGGTGTGGCTCGGCCGCATGGGCATCCGTCCCTCACCCGACGTGGTCGGTGCGTACGGCACGCGTGCGCGGCCCGTGAGCGGTGTGGCTCGGCCGCATGGGCATCCGTCCCTCACCCGACGTGGTCGGTGCGTTCGGCACGCGTGCGCGGCCCGTGAGCGGTGTGGCTCGGCCGCATGGGCATCCGTCCCTCACCCGACGTGGTCGGTGCGCTTCGGCACGCGTGCGCGGCCCGTGGCCGGCGCGTAGCGGCGGTGTGAGTCCGGTTCGACGGGTCCGGGCGGCGTGACCGCTTCGACCGGTCCGGGCGGCGTGAGCCCGCCTCGACCGGTCCGACAGCGTGCGGCAGACGGCACGACCCGCGCCCGCCCGGGCGCCTACGTCTCCTTCGTCAGGCGTGTGATGCCGGCCGCGCGGTAGGCGGCGTCCTCCTCCAGGGTTTCGTTGGCCAGGAGGGCGGTTGCGAGGGCGTCGAGTTTGTCGCGGTTCTCGCGGAGTTGGCGGATGGCGCTCTCGTAGCACTCGTCGACGATCCGGCGCATCTCGTCGGCGACCATGTCGAGCGTCGCGGGGGCCGCCGAGAGGCCGTACGCCTGTTGGGCGTCGCCGGGGATGGCGGTGAGGCGGCCGACGCGTTCGCTCATGCCCCAGCGGCCGGCCATGCCGCGGGCGATGTTGGTGACCTGTTCCAGGTCGCTCTCGGCGCCGGTGGTGATGACTCCGAAGACGACCTGTTCGGCGGCCATTCCGCCGAGCGCGCCGATGATCCGGCCGCGCAGGTACTCCTCGGTGTACGCGTACTTGTCGGAGTCGGGCGTCGAGAGGGTGACGCCGAGGGCGCGGCCGCGCGGCACGATGGTGATCTTGCGGACCGGGTCGGCGCCGGGCTGGAGCATTCCGAGGAGGGCGTGGCCGCTTTCGTGGTAGGCGGTGCGGCGGCGCTCCTCCTCCGGCATGACGAGGGGTCGTTCGGCGCCGAGCTGGACCTTTTCCAGGGCGTCGGAGATGTCGGACCGAGTGACGGTCTTCTGTTGTCGTTTGACGGCGAGGAGGGCGGCCTCGTTGGCGAGGTTGGCGAGTTCGGCGCCGGTCATGCCGGGGGTGGTGCGGGCGACCTGGACCAGATCGACGTCCTGGGCGAGGGGGATCTCGCGGGTGTGGATCTTGAGGATGGCCTCGCGGCCTCCGCGGTCGGGCGGGTTGACGTGGACGATGCGGTCGAAGCGGCCGGGCCGGGTGAGCGCGGGGTCCAGGACGTCGGCGCGGTTGGTGGCGGCGAGGACGATGACGCCTTCGGAGCCGGTGAAGCCGTCCATCTCGGTGAGGATCTGGTTGAGGGTCTGCTCGCGTTCGTCGTGGCCGCCCATGCCCGAGCCGCCTCCGCGGGCGCGCCCGATGGTGTCGATCTCGTCGATGAAGATGATCGCGGGGGCGACTTTGCGGGCCTCGGCGAAGAGTTCACGTACGCGGGAGGCGCCGACGCCGACGATCATCTCGATGAACTCGGACGCGGAGGCGGAGAAGAAGGGCACTCCCGCCTCGCCGGCGACGGCTCGTGCGAGGAGAGTCTTTCCGGTTCCGGGCGGGCCGGCGAGGAGGACGCCGCGCGGCATCTTGGCGCCCATGTCGCGGTAGGCGGTGGGGTTCTTGAGGAAGTCGACGACGTCGTTGAGTTCGCCCTCGACCTCGTCGATGCCGGCGACGTCGTCGAAGGTGGTGCGTGTGGCGCCGGGTTCGAGCTCGACGGGCTTGGGTGGGGCCTTGCGTCCGAGCATTCCGCCCGCGCCGCCGAGGCCGGAGCTCATGCGGCGGGCGATGAAGATCCACAGGACGACGAGCAGCAGCATCGGTGCGAGCGAGATGAGCAGGTTGGCGAGGAAGCTGCGTTCCTGGACGACGGGCTCGGCGGTGACGGTGACGCCTTTTGCGGTCAGTTCGTCCCAGAGGTTGTCGTCGGCGAACGCGGGCCGCTGGGTGACGAACTTGGTGTAATCGCCCTTGTCGCCGTTGGGCAGGGGCTGTTCGTTCTTGAGCTCGCCCTGGATGGCGTCGCCCTTGGAGTAGATCTTGGTGACGTTGCCGGCCGTGACCTGCTTGCTGAACTCGGT contains:
- a CDS encoding RNA-binding protein, producing the protein MLEEALEHLVKGIVDNPDEVQVASRNLRRGRVLEVRVHPDDLGKVIGRNGRTARALRTVVGAIGGRGIRVDLVDVDQVR
- the rpsP gene encoding 30S ribosomal protein S16, translating into MAVKIKLKRLGKIRQPHYRIVVADSRTRRDGRAIEEIGLYHPTYNPSKIEVDSDRAQYWLSVGAQPTEPVLAILKLTGDWQKHKGLPAPAPLLQPATKEDKRASFDAFAKTLEGDDAKGEAITPKAKKADKKADEAEATSTESTEA
- a CDS encoding methyltransferase domain-containing protein, with the protein product MTPTLVRHDPARDWAEIQERMLVPLYEAVYDRLDVGRGSRVLGLGCGSGLALLMAASRGATATGVDRDHARVELARERLPEGSGHAVVEGDPADASAAGGAPYDVITAFHASAGLGRALADVTPLAQQGTAIVLAGWGPPERCATASVLRVAARLTGWRPALRDDLEEVVARAGLKPDGSGRVSCPFGYADQDSAVRGLLSTGEFDAAVRATDPSQVEKEITEALDPYVRRDGTVWMPNVFRYLIARVP
- the ftsH gene encoding ATP-dependent zinc metalloprotease FtsH is translated as MANPVPPRDRTDQPWRSEGAPPPAPPKRKMPGGWGGLILTALVVYLIANLVLSFFNRGDEPTISYTEFSKQVTAGNVTKIYSKGDAIQGELKNEQPLPNGDKGDYTKFVTQRPAFADDNLWDELTAKGVTVTAEPVVQERSFLANLLISLAPMLLLVVLWIFIARRMSSGLGGAGGMLGRKAPPKPVELEPGATRTTFDDVAGIDEVEGELNDVVDFLKNPTAYRDMGAKMPRGVLLAGPPGTGKTLLARAVAGEAGVPFFSASASEFIEMIVGVGASRVRELFAEARKVAPAIIFIDEIDTIGRARGGGSGMGGHDEREQTLNQILTEMDGFTGSEGVIVLAATNRADVLDPALTRPGRFDRIVHVNPPDRGGREAILKIHTREIPLAQDVDLVQVARTTPGMTGAELANLANEAALLAVKRQQKTVTRSDISDALEKVQLGAERPLVMPEEERRRTAYHESGHALLGMLQPGADPVRKITIVPRGRALGVTLSTPDSDKYAYTEEYLRGRIIGALGGMAAEQVVFGVITTGAESDLEQVTNIARGMAGRWGMSERVGRLTAIPGDAQQAYGLSAAPATLDMVADEMRRIVDECYESAIRQLRENRDKLDALATALLANETLEEDAAYRAAGITRLTKET